The Pectobacterium parmentieri genome segment TTATCGCCGGGACTGATTTCATCCAAGCGCGTTTGATACCAATTCAAGATCAAACGTTCGATGTTCAGAATGTCACTGTCGAGGAAAATGCCACCGATCAGCGCTTCGACTGTATCAGCCAATATCGATTCGCGACGGAAACCACCGCTTTTTAACTCACCGGGGCCGAGGCGTAAGCACTCTCCCAGTTCGAATTCACGCGCGATTTCTGCCAGAGTATTTCCCCGCACCAGAGTGGCTCGCATCCGACTCATGTCTCCCTCATCAACCTTGGGAAAACGATGATACAGCGCATTAGCGATCACAAAACTCAGGATAGAGTCACCCAGGAATTCGAGCCTTTCATTATGTTTGCTGCTGGCGCTGCGATGTGTCAACGCCTGTAATAAAAGCTCGTACTGCTGAAAAGTATAGCCCAGCTTTCTTTGTAAACGATTTATCAGGATGGGATTCATGTGTTACCAATAGATCAACGATGCGTCAAAAACAGCAGCATACGGAACAACCCTGCTTACCAATTCGGTC includes the following:
- the rnc gene encoding ribonuclease III → MNPILINRLQRKLGYTFQQYELLLQALTHRSASSKHNERLEFLGDSILSFVIANALYHRFPKVDEGDMSRMRATLVRGNTLAEIAREFELGECLRLGPGELKSGGFRRESILADTVEALIGGIFLDSDILNIERLILNWYQTRLDEISPGDKQKDPKTRLQEFLQGRHLPLPTYLVVQVRGEAHDQEFTIHCQVSGFSESVIGTGSSRRKAEQAAAEQALKKLELE